In Hylaeus volcanicus isolate JK05 unplaced genomic scaffold, UHH_iyHylVolc1.0_haploid 12237, whole genome shotgun sequence, the genomic stretch AGGatggtttattaaaatttgcagACAAGTATGAATATTGATCAAGAGTTATGAAACCACTATGTAACGTTTTCTCGCATAGAAAATCTTTTTTCGTagagttatttaaaaaaaaaacaacactaTTCCTCCCCTTTTtataaagcataaaatatattgctatAAGCGTACATTCAATTAAATGTCTTTAACGCTTCACATTGAATCGTTCTTTCGTCCATGGTTTtcattgaaacaataaaaaaatcttttagtCGATTTAATTCCTtctatattgaaaaaaattagataattataattcattttttcttctgACATCGTTTGTTGCACTATAGCCTGACAGtttaggaaatatttatgaaattttttcgtgaacaaaaaaaatgtgatcGTTAATAGAATCATTTatatcaaattgaaaatattcttgttttataatatataagttGTAGAGCAtgagaaaaattttttgagCAATATTTTTCGCacattaacaattaattcgaaggaatgcaatatttttgacagcttgtaataatttttagttttttaaatgcaacaatAGATCAATGATCCAAAGAAAAGTTTAAGGTATGACAGATAAATGAAGATGTCACctttaataaaatgacaaaaaaatttttactcgAAGGATTCAACGACaacaatttacaataaatgattaatGTACACGATTAGAAAAgacttttttataaaatgcgTCAAAgcattttcctatttttttctttttatgtttagTTATTTTTTAGCTAACTTAATGTAACTAATGTAAATGACATGTTGTAGAGGTTTCTAAATTGACAGCTTGATTGggatttatcaaaaaattaaatccgaaaatgtatgaattcaTAGAAAAACGACTCCATAAGTAAACGATAaaacgttaaacaaaaaaaaacaggaaatTTGCTGTTTAGAGAAGGAAACTGCAAAAAGTTGGATGTATATACTGCGTATAAAGGAATTGTGTAATAAAACTATGAATGACTTTTATCATCTTCTGATACGTCAACGTCTGTATAATCACAGGATCTGGAAGACACTGACGACATGCTTGCGGTGCGACCTTAAATGacaatagtttattttttatatatgaaaagaaataaattaccatTAAGATAACAAAGAGGAGGGGGCGGAAAGCATAATTTTAGAGGGGGCTCATCCTCTTCAGGATTTCCTGAAAGCATGCTAGTTGAAGGTAAAGAAgaagtttcttttatatttgttattttttcatttgttattgctttttttttttttttttttcgtctccCGAATTCGTCAAATGATTCTAAAAACGATTGAAAGtgaataaacgaaaattgttaGCGCAGTACCTTCATCTGACAAATGTTGCTGCTTATCGTGtctaaaaaaaacattcattaattaaattctatatttgaaGACTAGAAAGTGGTCTAATTTATATCCATTTCACTTACGGGTCTTGAAGATCGTAATGACCTCCAGCCCTCCCTGTTCGCGGTGATTGGGTGTAGGAAGGCTTCATAGCATTACAGACATTACACTTGTCTCGCCTAGCCCAATTTATATTGCCgcagctaaaaaaaaaagacacttTATTAGCTGtgaccttttttttccttctcaaCTCTTTCCACATGCTGGCTTACTGATTACAATGCCAATCCCCACGTTTGAACAAACCTGAGTTCTTTCCCGGAATATCGCTGTCACCTTTAGTCAGAGTAGAATCCAGAGCTAGGATCCGACAACAATATaagaattaatgttttttttttgtttgaaatatggTTTAACGCAATCATTTTATAGGTAGCGTAacatattagaaatattttcataataggGTGTACCTCGTTTGTTTTTGATTGCTCCACATTTATTACACCGTGTTCGTTTGGCGAAATTAACCGTGGAACAACTTAAACATATCCAATCACCTTCACGTTGCGACTGAGAAGATGCATTATGAGAAGATCCCTGATTAGTTAAAACAGAAGTATTAATAAATGGATCTCCTTGATTGATCGTTGAACGTTGTTGATGACCTGATGATGCAAACGACATGTCACCAGCCGTCCATGCCTCAAGATCAAATCCCCCAGCCATTTGTGCACCTagtattaatgtaaaaaaaaaatgatacgtgaaacgaatttttatttatgaaaacgCACTGTAAAACTCGTTTGGCATGGagactttaaataatatatgctTCTATTTCAATACCTTTTTTTGCTTCGTAACTAGTTACCAGGAATTTCGGACCCTTCAGTCACTGGATTATGTGACAGTGAACGTTTATTGGTAAAAATGCAtgaactttcaattttttgatgCCAATGATTTCAAGGttgtgaattaaaaaaaaaaactaaaagcATCAGTAAATGACacaatagataaaaatttttgtaagcATGGTTATGGAGGactttattgaataaattctcTAAAACAATAACATGtgattttataatgaatacaagatttttttttctcagtgTCGGATAACCGTGtcaaaaattgtacgaaaaatattagttataaAGAAACATATAAGAAGagttttatgaaaacaatTGTTGCTGGTAGTAGCACTGATTAACAATACTACACATGCTTCCTTACGCTTTCTACTGCACAATACTGTAAATCGGGACATTTAAAGAGCAGAaatgtcatttaatttttttttttgtaccctATATTCACAACAAGAAACTATCTAAACTGTGTTaggtaaaatgaaaagatCAAGTTTTTTAGGTCGCCGTCGTCATGAAGACGACGATGAACTCGACATTTTCGCAACGTGCGCTGATTATAGCAacaataacatttataattcttcGGATAGAGATTCTAGTGCAAA encodes the following:
- the LOC128883906 gene encoding zinc finger Ran-binding domain-containing protein 2-like isoform X1, producing MPNEFYSAQMAGGFDLEAWTAGDMSFASSGHQQRSTINQGDPFINTSVLTNQGSSHNASSQSQREGDWICLSCSTVNFAKRTRCNKCGAIKNKRALDSTLTKGDSDIPGKNSGLFKRGDWHCNHCGNINWARRDKCNVCNAMKPSYTQSPRTGRAGGHYDLQDPHDKQQHLSDEESFDEFGRRKKKKKKAITNEKITNIKETSSLPSTSMLSGNPEEDEPPLKLCFPPPPLCYLNGRTASMSSVSSRSCDYTDVDVSEDDKSHS
- the LOC128883906 gene encoding zinc finger Ran-binding domain-containing protein 2-like isoform X2; this encodes MAGGFDLEAWTAGDMSFASSGHQQRSTINQGDPFINTSVLTNQGSSHNASSQSQREGDWICLSCSTVNFAKRTRCNKCGAIKNKRALDSTLTKGDSDIPGKNSGLFKRGDWHCNHCGNINWARRDKCNVCNAMKPSYTQSPRTGRAGGHYDLQDPHDKQQHLSDEESFDEFGRRKKKKKKAITNEKITNIKETSSLPSTSMLSGNPEEDEPPLKLCFPPPPLCYLNGRTASMSSVSSRSCDYTDVDVSEDDKSHS